The following are encoded in a window of Butyrivibrio sp. AE3004 genomic DNA:
- a CDS encoding leucine-rich repeat domain-containing protein, translating to MKNKVEKNVNRLLAVCCASVLALTAGMGGITARADEPEPSPNACWLLKTGKTDTINFYTDYKLDSEYANSADAVFSLHHADTADFKGLSYDKDKDTLVMENVKIREEHTDSKYIYANMPRFFNIKGIYGKGVSEINSAITDIDFNCFNGYTNNLTIYLDPGASLKFTYQYYQDSALKSIEDKLVLGEGVKKEVKKYSKTESEDWTYYYEEYTFRRNLDIAPLKASAKLSSNSMEYTGAELKPTVTIEGLKEGTDFTVAYANNVQIGTGKITVTGMGKYEGSFDLTFEITPKTLEPTDENAANYKTAATDTPDGVEATFTGDNSKKDKSVTIPDTIKLKNGSEAKVTKVDNNACKGNKNLTSVKIGSNVNEIGENAFSGCPKLKSVTLPASVTTIRSNAFKGDKNLKTIKIYAKNLKSIGKNAFKGINSKATFKLVGTKKEKAAAAKLIKKSGTGYKKTMKIKK from the coding sequence ATGAAAAACAAAGTAGAAAAAAACGTAAACAGATTACTTGCCGTATGTTGTGCGTCTGTTCTGGCTCTGACTGCCGGAATGGGAGGCATTACTGCCAGGGCTGATGAGCCTGAGCCTTCACCGAATGCATGCTGGCTGCTTAAGACCGGAAAAACAGACACTATTAATTTCTATACGGATTATAAACTTGATAGTGAGTATGCAAACAGCGCAGATGCAGTATTTAGCCTGCACCACGCAGACACGGCTGACTTTAAAGGCTTGAGCTATGATAAGGACAAGGATACTCTTGTAATGGAAAATGTAAAGATAAGAGAGGAGCATACAGATTCCAAATACATTTATGCAAATATGCCAAGATTCTTTAATATCAAGGGTATCTATGGTAAGGGTGTATCAGAGATCAATTCGGCGATTACAGATATTGATTTTAATTGTTTCAACGGCTATACAAATAACCTGACTATATATCTGGATCCCGGAGCAAGTCTGAAGTTTACTTATCAATATTATCAGGATTCCGCGCTTAAGAGTATTGAAGATAAACTGGTGCTTGGAGAGGGTGTAAAGAAAGAGGTAAAGAAGTATTCAAAAACAGAATCTGAGGACTGGACATATTATTATGAGGAATATACATTCAGAAGAAATTTAGATATAGCCCCTCTAAAGGCTTCGGCTAAACTGAGTTCTAACAGTATGGAATATACAGGTGCCGAGCTTAAACCTACCGTTACAATAGAAGGGCTTAAGGAAGGTACTGATTTTACAGTTGCATATGCCAATAATGTACAGATTGGTACCGGTAAGATAACCGTTACCGGAATGGGAAAATATGAAGGTTCCTTTGATCTTACATTTGAGATAACACCTAAGACTCTTGAACCCACAGATGAGAATGCAGCCAATTACAAGACTGCAGCTACAGATACTCCAGATGGTGTGGAAGCTACCTTTACAGGTGACAATTCTAAAAAGGATAAGAGTGTTACTATTCCCGATACAATTAAACTTAAGAATGGTTCTGAAGCTAAGGTAACGAAAGTTGATAATAATGCATGTAAGGGAAACAAGAATCTTACAAGCGTTAAAATAGGCAGCAATGTCAACGAAATCGGAGAAAATGCATTTAGCGGATGCCCGAAATTGAAATCCGTAACACTGCCTGCATCTGTTACAACTATAAGAAGTAATGCATTTAAGGGCGACAAGAACCTTAAGACAATTAAAATTTATGCCAAAAACCTTAAATCTATTGGCAAGAATGCATTTAAGGGAATAAACTCCAAGGCAACCTTTAAACTAGTCGGTACTAAGAAAGAGAAGGCTGCAGCTGCGAAGCTTATTAAGAAGAGCGGAACAGGTTACAAGAAAACAATGAAGATTAAAAAATAA
- a CDS encoding glutathione S-transferase C-terminal domain-containing protein codes for MGNACSIAEHRKKTASGALLDGYTDELAEKFAAEVGASPRPMETKNEIDERGAFVRQPNAFIGKAGEGEGEWKPEAGRYQIYWMKGCNWSNRPVIVRDILGLTDVIYDIRTSHSGQTNKYGHGFGEQDGFKDPRTGAYFLSEFYKNANPNFKGRATTPTIVDIKEKKAVNNDYHRMTNYLEVNFRAFQPEDAPDLYPVKYRDVIDEFNDWLFPHINNGHYRMAFCQSLEAYNEAFEDFYSSMDKLEKRLSENRFLFGDYITDSDIRFFVTIVRWDTSYFRNVGPIRRRIADYPNIYAYMKELYNIPAFKNATFVHDLVLGKSESDPDKDLFADWNTRIASQINYDELWADDGKRAKLSSDPTGDIYLRHPKGETVEEYQSEISVSHWNSSKQADRDPSNPNNSILRVDASVNPLKGLLKNN; via the coding sequence ATGGGAAATGCATGCAGCATAGCTGAACACAGAAAGAAAACAGCAAGCGGAGCTTTGCTTGACGGATATACGGATGAGCTTGCAGAGAAATTCGCAGCTGAGGTTGGAGCTTCACCCCGTCCAATGGAAACGAAAAATGAGATAGACGAAAGAGGGGCATTTGTCAGACAGCCAAATGCCTTTATTGGAAAAGCCGGAGAAGGAGAAGGGGAGTGGAAGCCTGAGGCCGGAAGGTATCAGATTTACTGGATGAAGGGGTGTAACTGGTCAAACAGACCGGTTATAGTCAGAGATATCCTGGGACTAACCGATGTTATCTATGATATCAGAACTTCACACAGTGGACAGACAAACAAATACGGACATGGTTTTGGGGAGCAGGATGGATTCAAGGATCCCAGGACCGGTGCATACTTCCTGTCAGAATTTTATAAAAATGCCAATCCGAATTTTAAGGGCAGAGCTACAACACCGACAATCGTAGACATTAAGGAAAAAAAGGCAGTTAACAATGACTATCACAGAATGACTAACTATTTGGAGGTGAATTTCAGAGCGTTTCAACCGGAGGATGCTCCTGATCTTTATCCCGTAAAATACAGAGATGTGATCGATGAATTTAATGATTGGCTTTTTCCGCATATAAACAACGGTCATTACAGAATGGCATTTTGCCAATCGCTGGAAGCATACAACGAAGCCTTTGAGGATTTCTATTCATCTATGGATAAGCTTGAAAAAAGGCTTTCGGAAAACAGATTTTTATTTGGTGACTATATTACAGATTCCGATATCAGATTCTTTGTTACAATTGTGCGCTGGGATACAAGTTACTTTAGAAATGTGGGACCAATCCGCCGAAGAATTGCAGATTATCCAAATATCTATGCATATATGAAGGAACTGTACAATATACCCGCATTTAAAAATGCAACTTTTGTTCATGATCTTGTGCTGGGTAAAAGTGAATCGGATCCCGATAAGGATCTGTTTGCTGACTGGAATACAAGGATTGCAAGCCAGATCAATTATGATGAACTGTGGGCAGACGATGGCAAGAGAGCAAAGCTTTCATCTGATCCAACCGGAGATATTTATCTAAGACATCCAAAAGGGGAAACTGTTGAAGAATATCAAAGTGAGATATCTGTATCCCACTGGAACAGTTCAAAACAGGCTGACAGAGATCCCAGCAATCCAAATAACAGCATCCTGAGAGTAGATGCAAGTGTCAACCCTCTCAAGGGTCTTCTGAAGAACAATTGA
- a CDS encoding oligopeptide/dipeptide ABC transporter ATP-binding protein, whose translation MKNIVELKGVNKIYTDKSLFGKTKKAHILKDITLSIKEGQTLGLVGESGSGKTTLTRMILRQEAVSSGEIYYKGKNTADFTSEDEKEYRRAVQVVFQDPVSSLDPKMKIKDIIAEPLEISSELTKEEKSDRVRKMMSYVGLAEDYLDRYPGQFSGGQQQRITIARALVQSPRLLILDEPVSALDVSVRGQIMNLLKSFQSNHKVSYLFISHDIITVGFLSDMIAVMYFGHIVEYASTDTILNRHLHPYTAMLLESNGAKNLDEVESDTSEAPSHLNPPKGCPFAERCRFATASCRERIPYFEEVEKNHFVACHNLESIQKYDFKKHIVRTEKPEYII comes from the coding sequence ATGAAAAATATTGTAGAACTTAAAGGCGTAAATAAGATTTATACTGATAAGTCATTATTTGGAAAAACTAAAAAGGCTCATATTCTTAAGGACATCACCCTGTCTATCAAAGAGGGGCAGACATTAGGTCTTGTCGGTGAATCCGGATCCGGTAAAACAACACTTACGAGAATGATCTTAAGACAGGAAGCAGTCTCATCAGGTGAGATTTATTATAAAGGGAAAAATACAGCGGATTTTACTTCTGAGGACGAGAAGGAATACAGAAGGGCCGTCCAGGTGGTATTTCAGGATCCTGTCAGCTCCCTTGATCCCAAAATGAAGATAAAGGATATAATAGCGGAACCCTTGGAGATATCTTCTGAATTAACTAAGGAAGAGAAATCAGATCGTGTCAGGAAAATGATGTCATATGTAGGACTTGCGGAGGATTATCTGGACAGGTATCCGGGTCAATTCAGTGGCGGTCAGCAGCAGAGAATAACGATTGCGAGGGCTCTGGTACAGTCTCCGCGCCTCCTTATACTTGATGAACCTGTATCTGCACTGGACGTATCTGTCAGAGGACAGATCATGAATCTTCTGAAATCCTTTCAGTCAAACCATAAGGTGTCTTATCTTTTTATATCTCATGACATTATAACTGTAGGCTTTCTCAGCGACATGATAGCAGTAATGTATTTCGGGCATATAGTTGAGTATGCCTCAACGGATACCATTTTGAACAGACATCTGCATCCATATACTGCTATGCTTCTTGAATCAAATGGCGCCAAGAATCTTGATGAGGTTGAATCGGATACATCCGAAGCGCCATCACATCTTAATCCTCCTAAAGGGTGTCCCTTTGCAGAAAGATGCAGATTTGCCACAGCTTCCTGCAGGGAGCGCATACCGTATTTTGAAGAGGTGGAAAAAAATCATTTTGTTGCCTGCCATAACCTGGAAAGCATACAAAAATACGACTTTAAAAAACATATAGTAAGAACCGAGAAACCGGAATATATCATATAA
- a CDS encoding ABC transporter permease encodes MKRAKRFPWISGLIILIFVLLGVAGPLITPYDPTSMSLSDKFIPPFFMEGGSFKHLLGTDELGRDVLSRIIIGGRISLIVALAAIVTGCVFGTALGIAAGYYGKYAETIIMRLTDASLAFPAILLALLLSLSIGPGIKSAIISIAFSMWAKYTRTVKTDIRILKLKNYVRQSKIMGATNLRVIFKHILPNISSLVISMLTMDVGMAIISEASLSFLGLSVIPPTPSWGLMIADGKDYFARAAWVSIFPAIATVITVISFQRIGEYIKNRR; translated from the coding sequence ATGAAAAGAGCAAAAAGATTTCCGTGGATTTCCGGATTAATAATTTTAATATTTGTGTTATTGGGTGTGGCAGGACCACTGATCACACCCTATGATCCAACAAGCATGAGCCTATCGGATAAATTTATACCACCTTTTTTCATGGAGGGTGGGAGTTTCAAGCATCTTCTTGGAACAGATGAGCTTGGAAGAGATGTCCTTAGTCGCATCATAATAGGAGGAAGAATATCGCTTATTGTAGCACTTGCAGCGATAGTAACGGGATGTGTTTTTGGAACAGCACTTGGAATTGCGGCAGGGTATTACGGAAAATATGCAGAAACAATCATAATGAGGCTGACAGACGCCTCGCTTGCATTTCCGGCTATATTGCTCGCACTTTTATTATCACTTAGCATAGGACCGGGAATAAAAAGTGCGATCATCTCAATTGCTTTTTCAATGTGGGCTAAATACACAAGGACTGTGAAAACTGATATCCGGATATTAAAACTGAAAAACTATGTAAGACAATCGAAGATAATGGGGGCTACAAACCTAAGAGTCATCTTTAAGCACATTCTGCCGAACATCAGCAGTCTTGTTATTTCAATGCTGACAATGGACGTGGGAATGGCAATCATATCGGAAGCATCCTTGTCATTCTTGGGACTTTCGGTTATACCACCCACACCTTCATGGGGCCTTATGATAGCAGATGGTAAAGACTACTTTGCACGGGCAGCCTGGGTATCGATTTTTCCGGCTATAGCCACTGTGATTACCGTTATTTCCTTCCAGCGGATAGGAGAATATATCAAAAACAGGAGATAG
- a CDS encoding GNAT family N-acetyltransferase produces the protein MMNIKYKITKDNINWEEVAGVLRKAHLSDHTAKEQQTVFENSYAVVFVYDGDSIVGVARALSDGLFQAAIYNVALDEKYQGKGIGREMMKRLTSQLKGQNIILYTHPQTVLLYEKLGFRRAKTAMELFDTSAQKLEWLEDTGFFLPENYRFCDEYKRSDMKGPAWKYSKHNN, from the coding sequence ATGATGAATATAAAATATAAAATCACAAAGGACAATATTAACTGGGAAGAGGTCGCAGGGGTGCTAAGAAAGGCTCATTTGTCAGATCATACTGCAAAGGAACAGCAGACAGTTTTTGAAAATAGCTACGCCGTCGTATTTGTTTACGACGGCGATTCCATAGTAGGAGTTGCCAGAGCTCTTTCTGACGGATTATTTCAGGCAGCTATATACAACGTTGCGTTGGATGAAAAATATCAGGGAAAGGGCATAGGAAGAGAAATGATGAAAAGACTTACAAGTCAATTGAAGGGGCAGAATATCATACTCTATACACATCCACAAACAGTACTTCTATACGAAAAACTGGGATTTAGAAGAGCAAAAACCGCTATGGAATTGTTTGACACAAGTGCCCAAAAGCTGGAATGGTTGGAAGATACCGGATTTTTTCTTCCGGAAAATTACAGATTCTGCGATGAATATAAAAGGTCTGATATGAAGGGACCTGCCTGGAAATATTCAAAACATAATAACTAA
- a CDS encoding endo-1,4-beta-xylanase, whose product MKLKTAFQPYFKIGAAISRWNLHTQAHMKLLTAQFNSFTCENDMKPMFYLDKDENKSNPEKYNLSPALTFKHAIPYLEFAKTQGIAMRGHTLVWHNQTPKWFFCEKYNENFPLADRETILARLESYIHGVLDFVQTNYPGIIYAWDVVNEIVDEGDFRKSIWTKTVGNDFFIKAFEYARKYAAPGVDLFYNDYETAEVWKRDFIIKNVLTPLIDKKLVDGMGMQSHLLMDHPDLNDYRTALEMYGTLGLKINITELDMHNNDPGAESQKALAQRYAEFFRIYLDAKKSGKANITSVTFWNLLDEDSWLSGFRRETSYPLLFHEKCAAKEAYYAVLKEAVSESEIDEWVPNYADEDFLLKDMPKPTIKKFRENIWNEGEYDYAASYGFTPNIFAYLHDDDKKRDCMLVVPGGGYCMVVSHEGELPAMEFYNRGMNVFVLSYTTDITMSVPLKKQPLNDISRAVRYIRKNAEKFCIDGKKLVICGFSAGAHVCGSLAVHYNDVADTNPEFCDVSNKPDGVILSYPVITTGKFTHKDSVKALLGENPSENELTYFSLEKQVTENTPPCFLWQTQTDDLVPVENSYLFAMALREKKVPFAHYVFPAGHHGLSIANDEYFKGWSGGEYTMEQTMRAAFSVKEGRGVNVSDKRRDELIEQFFSGNDFEGMGIDESLKEDVGMVSDLIFAWINRL is encoded by the coding sequence ATGAAATTAAAAACCGCCTTTCAACCATATTTTAAGATTGGAGCAGCAATATCACGATGGAATCTGCACACACAGGCTCATATGAAGCTTCTTACTGCGCAGTTCAACAGTTTTACATGTGAAAATGACATGAAGCCGATGTTCTATCTGGACAAGGATGAGAACAAGTCCAATCCCGAAAAATACAATCTTTCACCGGCTCTCACATTTAAGCATGCAATTCCCTATCTTGAATTTGCCAAAACGCAGGGGATTGCTATGCGCGGACACACTCTGGTGTGGCACAATCAGACCCCCAAGTGGTTTTTCTGCGAAAAATATAATGAAAACTTTCCGCTTGCAGACAGAGAGACTATCCTTGCAAGACTTGAAAGTTACATTCATGGCGTCCTGGATTTTGTTCAGACGAACTATCCCGGAATTATCTATGCGTGGGATGTTGTCAACGAGATAGTTGATGAGGGCGATTTCAGAAAGTCAATATGGACAAAAACTGTCGGAAATGATTTCTTCATAAAAGCATTCGAATATGCCAGAAAATATGCGGCTCCGGGCGTTGATCTTTTTTACAATGACTATGAAACAGCCGAGGTGTGGAAGCGAGACTTTATTATAAAAAATGTCCTCACACCTCTCATTGATAAGAAGTTGGTGGACGGAATGGGCATGCAGTCTCATCTTCTGATGGACCACCCTGACCTTAACGATTACCGCACTGCGCTTGAGATGTACGGCACACTGGGGCTTAAGATCAACATCACTGAGCTCGACATGCATAACAATGATCCCGGAGCGGAATCCCAGAAAGCACTGGCCCAGAGGTATGCTGAATTTTTCAGGATTTATCTTGATGCAAAAAAATCCGGTAAGGCAAACATTACCAGTGTCACTTTCTGGAATCTTCTTGATGAGGACAGCTGGCTTTCCGGCTTTAGAAGAGAGACAAGTTATCCTCTTCTTTTCCATGAAAAATGTGCAGCCAAGGAAGCGTATTATGCGGTTCTTAAGGAAGCTGTTTCCGAATCAGAGATTGATGAATGGGTACCGAATTATGCTGATGAAGACTTTCTTCTTAAGGATATGCCTAAGCCTACGATAAAAAAATTCCGTGAGAACATTTGGAATGAAGGTGAGTATGACTATGCTGCTTCCTATGGTTTTACACCGAACATTTTTGCATATCTTCATGATGATGACAAAAAGCGTGACTGCATGCTTGTAGTCCCCGGAGGCGGCTACTGTATGGTCGTATCTCATGAAGGTGAACTGCCTGCAATGGAGTTCTATAATCGCGGAATGAATGTGTTTGTCCTTTCCTACACGACTGACATTACTATGTCAGTGCCTCTTAAGAAGCAGCCATTAAACGACATCTCCCGTGCAGTTCGTTATATCAGAAAGAATGCAGAAAAGTTCTGCATCGATGGAAAAAAGCTTGTAATCTGCGGCTTTTCAGCAGGTGCTCATGTGTGTGGAAGTCTCGCAGTTCACTACAACGATGTTGCTGATACAAATCCGGAATTTTGTGATGTGTCCAATAAGCCGGACGGCGTGATACTCTCCTATCCTGTTATCACTACAGGCAAGTTTACACACAAGGATTCAGTAAAGGCTCTCCTTGGTGAGAATCCTTCAGAGAACGAACTTACATACTTCTCACTTGAGAAACAGGTCACCGAGAACACTCCGCCCTGCTTCCTCTGGCAGACGCAAACTGATGACCTTGTTCCCGTTGAAAACAGCTACTTATTTGCAATGGCACTGCGCGAAAAGAAGGTTCCCTTCGCACATTATGTATTCCCTGCAGGTCACCATGGATTGTCTATCGCTAACGATGAGTATTTCAAAGGCTGGAGCGGTGGAGAATATACAATGGAGCAGACAATGCGCGCCGCTTTTTCCGTAAAAGAAGGCAGGGGTGTAAATGTCTCTGACAAACGTCGAGATGAGCTGATCGAGCAATTCTTTAGCGGTAATGATTTCGAGGGTATGGGAATCGACGAGAGCCTTAAGGAAGATGTAGGCATGGTGTCAGACCTGATTTTTGCCTGGATTAACAGATTATAA
- a CDS encoding ABC transporter ATP-binding protein, translated as MEHKPLLEVRELSATLKAKDGDVHIINGVSFEVMPEETFGIIGESGCGKTMTSMLIMKYAARLGLNVDHGEILFNGENILNFNKKRTLSYNGGEVAIILQDPMQALDPLYKIKSQMIEIIRRHRKVSRREAIRQMYEITSQLSIPREKLDCYPHQLSGGMLQRIVGAMVVSTRPRLIIADEPTTALDVTIQIQYMKLLKEIQRIYHTAIIFISHDIHVISMICDRIAVMYAGQIVEMGTKEEIMAEPGHPYTKALFNVASLGRIPDELYDTIEGTPPDLRNLPSGCRFADRCIHCTANCQNKMPEFKISGTDHKVCCWRQ; from the coding sequence ATGGAGCATAAACCGCTATTGGAGGTCAGAGAGCTGAGTGCCACTCTTAAGGCTAAGGATGGTGATGTTCATATCATAAATGGTGTAAGCTTTGAGGTGATGCCCGAGGAGACCTTCGGGATAATAGGTGAATCCGGGTGCGGCAAGACAATGACCTCTATGCTGATAATGAAATATGCCGCCCGGCTGGGATTAAATGTTGACCATGGCGAAATCCTTTTTAATGGTGAGAATATCCTGAATTTTAACAAAAAAAGAACACTCTCATATAACGGCGGGGAAGTGGCCATAATCCTGCAGGATCCGATGCAGGCTCTGGACCCCTTATATAAGATAAAAAGTCAGATGATCGAAATAATACGAAGACATAGAAAGGTATCCCGAAGAGAAGCCATAAGACAGATGTATGAGATTACTTCGCAATTATCTATCCCGAGAGAGAAGCTGGATTGTTACCCACACCAGTTAAGCGGTGGAATGCTGCAGAGAATCGTTGGAGCCATGGTTGTCAGTACCAGACCAAGGCTCATTATCGCAGATGAGCCCACAACCGCATTGGATGTGACAATACAGATACAGTATATGAAGCTGTTAAAAGAGATACAAAGAATCTATCATACGGCAATAATTTTCATCTCACACGATATACATGTCATATCCATGATCTGCGACAGGATAGCTGTAATGTATGCAGGGCAAATAGTTGAGATGGGAACAAAAGAAGAAATCATGGCAGAACCTGGACATCCTTATACAAAGGCACTCTTTAATGTTGCCAGCCTTGGAAGAATACCTGACGAATTATATGACACAATAGAAGGAACTCCACCTGATCTTAGGAATCTTCCTTCAGGATGTCGTTTTGCCGACAGATGTATTCACTGCACGGCTAATTGTCAAAATAAAATGCCGGAGTTCAAAATCTCCGGAACTGATCATAAAGTATGTTGCTGGAGACAGTAG
- the cysK gene encoding cysteine synthase A has product MGKIYGNITELIGKTPILELSRYENKIGTDAHILAKLEFFNPIGSVKDRIALNMIEGKERSGELKEGGTILEGTSGNTGIALAAIGAARGYKVKIAMPDNLSEERIRLIHAYGGEVILTPAKENMAGAGAKVAEINEQLDDGAIMGQGCNANNPGAHYKTTGPEIWEDTDGNVDIFVAACGTGGTISGTGRFLKEKNPDIKIIAVEPKGSAILNGGDPGLHKIQGIGGGTTPPVTDVELFDEVIDVTDEDAYEIARLIPRTEGFTIGISAGAAIWAAGEVAKRPENAGKKIVVIVPDSGDHYLTGDLYDY; this is encoded by the coding sequence ATGGGAAAAATATACGGAAATATCACAGAACTTATCGGAAAAACACCAATCCTGGAACTATCAAGATATGAAAATAAAATTGGGACGGATGCACACATTCTGGCAAAGTTGGAATTTTTCAATCCTATAGGGAGCGTTAAAGATCGTATTGCCCTGAATATGATAGAGGGAAAAGAGAGGTCGGGAGAACTTAAGGAAGGCGGTACGATACTGGAAGGAACTTCAGGAAATACAGGGATTGCTCTTGCTGCTATTGGCGCTGCACGGGGCTACAAGGTAAAAATAGCAATGCCCGATAATCTCTCTGAGGAAAGGATACGCCTTATTCATGCTTATGGAGGAGAGGTTATTCTGACACCGGCAAAGGAAAACATGGCAGGAGCCGGTGCAAAGGTTGCTGAGATAAATGAGCAACTGGATGACGGAGCCATAATGGGGCAGGGGTGCAATGCCAATAATCCCGGGGCGCACTATAAAACAACAGGACCTGAGATATGGGAAGACACAGACGGAAATGTTGATATTTTTGTCGCAGCCTGCGGAACAGGCGGAACAATAAGCGGTACCGGCAGATTCCTCAAAGAAAAAAATCCGGATATCAAAATAATAGCTGTGGAACCAAAGGGCAGCGCTATTCTTAACGGAGGCGATCCAGGATTACACAAGATACAGGGAATCGGTGGAGGTACAACACCGCCTGTTACGGATGTTGAACTGTTCGACGAAGTAATAGATGTTACTGATGAAGATGCGTACGAGATAGCAAGACTTATCCCCAGAACTGAAGGCTTTACTATAGGAATATCAGCCGGCGCAGCGATCTGGGCTGCAGGAGAGGTTGCCAAAAGGCCTGAGAATGCAGGAAAAAAAATAGTCGTTATAGTACCGGACAGCGGAGATCACTATCTTACGGGGGATTTATACGATTACTGA
- a CDS encoding M20/M25/M40 family metallo-hydrolase — translation MADRLTEEFVNLAEIDGVSYQERKVADYLIQRWSEIGVMLSEDGTAVKIGGDTGNLYGYIEGTGSKAKEPPVLFCAHMDTVSPGLRKKVIIGTDGKITGDGTTVLGADDRAALAVIYEAFCEISEKHLGHPPLELLFTPCEEVYTVGAAAFDHSKLKSKMAFVPDCSGTYGVYSSQEPTLIYFEINVKGKAAHAGFEPENGINSIAVAASAISKLKQGWYNEHTTLNIGSINGGTVSNAVPAECVIKGEIRSAIHEDALGTWEEIKNIFEEEAEQIGADVLFSEDIRLRAYNKEDSEDTSTALGKYKAALLKRGVVATAKKSFGGSDVNVLVRHGIDALCIYNPMHDIHTTSEYTTVSELIETKELIKLLMTE, via the coding sequence ATGGCAGACAGACTGACGGAAGAATTTGTTAATCTTGCAGAAATAGACGGAGTATCGTATCAGGAGCGGAAGGTTGCGGATTATCTCATACAAAGATGGTCAGAGATTGGTGTAATGCTTTCCGAAGACGGTACGGCTGTGAAGATAGGCGGTGACACCGGAAATCTGTATGGATACATAGAGGGGACGGGATCAAAGGCAAAAGAGCCACCGGTCCTCTTTTGTGCACATATGGATACAGTCTCTCCCGGACTTCGCAAAAAAGTAATAATAGGAACAGACGGTAAAATTACCGGTGATGGTACAACAGTACTTGGTGCAGATGATAGAGCCGCACTTGCGGTAATATATGAAGCTTTTTGTGAGATTTCAGAGAAACATTTGGGGCATCCACCTTTGGAATTGCTTTTTACACCTTGTGAGGAAGTGTATACAGTCGGAGCAGCAGCTTTTGATCATTCGAAACTAAAATCGAAAATGGCTTTTGTTCCGGATTGCAGCGGTACATACGGTGTCTATTCTTCGCAGGAGCCAACCCTTATATATTTTGAAATAAACGTTAAAGGCAAGGCGGCACATGCAGGTTTTGAGCCTGAGAACGGAATAAACAGTATAGCTGTGGCAGCTTCTGCAATAAGTAAGCTTAAACAGGGCTGGTATAACGAACATACGACCCTCAATATCGGAAGCATTAATGGTGGAACCGTAAGTAATGCTGTTCCCGCAGAGTGTGTTATCAAGGGCGAAATCAGAAGTGCTATCCATGAAGATGCTCTTGGTACCTGGGAAGAAATTAAAAATATTTTTGAGGAGGAGGCAGAACAAATAGGAGCGGATGTACTGTTCTCGGAAGATATACGGTTACGGGCGTACAATAAAGAGGACAGTGAAGATACATCCACAGCACTTGGCAAGTATAAGGCGGCACTTTTAAAGCGCGGAGTAGTTGCAACAGCAAAAAAATCCTTCGGTGGAAGCGATGTGAATGTACTTGTCAGGCATGGCATCGATGCCCTATGCATCTATAATCCGATGCATGATATACATACGACTTCAGAGTATACAACTGTTTCGGAGTTAATTGAAACGAAAGAACTCATAAAGCTTCTAATGACAGAATGA